A stretch of Drosophila gunungcola strain Sukarami chromosome 3L unlocalized genomic scaffold, Dgunungcola_SK_2 000002F, whole genome shotgun sequence DNA encodes these proteins:
- the LOC128257546 gene encoding uncharacterized protein LOC128257546 isoform X4, with amino-acid sequence MRFFVLSALIVASLAFSQAQQPNGGLAVDAYWRTTNVEAWPPGQPVAEASKSGKLVAATAPAQHLTPYGAYQPVLLHAAPYYAAYQLPPLAYLVQPTVPNAAKTSAAEVTTTTTAKPEGLADDSSSEIEKPEKLQALPAPKTRTTGQVSGDLRSDSGLRSAVSKINPEYVIEEIVPIPGKLVISTSRSAMQKFRKAAPQKLRKQSTGRQPPKVEATGRTSTSSANFPQIPFGNYFLPYRPEQAQAVQGRKQAALILEPHSKAVVGNGGTAISTPISKAYLKRGVPTNVYFNPESVAIAGVGGKAHATADLELDLFT; translated from the exons ATGCGCTTCTTTGTT CTATCTGCACTGATTGTGGCCTCTTTGGCTTTCAGCCAGGCCCAACAGCCCAACGGTGGACTGGCCGTCGA TGCCTACTGGCGCACCACCAACGTGGAGGCCTGGCCACCGGGGCAGCCCGTTGCGGAGGCGTCGAAGTCCGGAAAACTGGTTGCAGCCACCGCTCCGGCCCAGCATCTCACGCCCTACGGAGCCTACCAACCCGTGCTGCTGCATGCTGCTCCCTACTATGCCGCCTACCAACTGCCCCCATTGGCTTACCTAGTGCAACCCACTGTTCCCAATGCCGCCAAAACCAGCGCAGCCGAGGTCACAACCACAACGACTGCCAAACCAGAAGGCTTAGCCGATGACAGCTCCAGCGAGATCGAAAAGCCGGAAAAACTGCAGGCACTACCTGCACCGAAGACTCGAACCACAGGCCAAGTATCTGGTGATCTCAGGAGTGATTCGGGTCTCCGCTCAGCGGTTAGCAAGATAAATCCGGAGTATGTGATCGAAGAGATCGTACCCATTCCCGGCAAGCTGGTGATTTCCACTTCGCGCTCTGCCATGCAGAAGTTCAGGAAGGCGGCCCCACAGAAGCTGAGAAAGCAGTCGACTGGCAGACAACCGCCCAAAGTGGAGGCCACCGGCAGGACCAGCACCAGTTCGGCCAACTTCCCCCAGATCCCCTTTGGCAACTACTTCCTGCCCTACAGACCGGAGCAGGCCCAGGCCGTCCAGGGACGCAAGCAGGCGGCTCTCATCCTGGAACCGCATTCCAAGGCGGTGGTGGGCAATGGTGGCACAGCCATATCCACGCCCATTTCGAAGGCGTATCTGAAGAGGGGCGTGCCCACTAACGTATACTTCAATCCGGAATCGGTGGCCATTGCGGGTGTGGGCGGCAAGGCTCATGCCACTGCGGATCTGGAACTGGATCTGTTTACTTAA
- the LOC128257546 gene encoding uncharacterized protein LOC128257546 isoform X1 → MRFFVLSALIVASLAFSQAQQPNGGLAVEIQKQRLVKFPEEFEPSAAMPPSSEKADEAKRILEQIARVNEAFGYVKKQPEQPKLPPILDSSQYLFPKPAHQPFHAHQHHFSGSHGQTLLEPSIRAVKLTRNVAGGGYNLPPRLRQTVKTDSQEEKQSQLYFRPNQVEVPQPKSEQEAQQLPAHFVIPVHLYKLNKDEYLKEHASQEYKVKGYKIIGDVDSFYGKAKAGRKQGKTTPKYHLFFLPRELALNEDGTPKRGNATTKAPTPAPAPGPAPSPAPAPAPAPTPFKDYRLDSREKPVHKPQKIQHSLAPELTNLNSVNRKRVSTTAKPVRLSGKEADKQGATNIKATSAPVSLSSTLPPSGGLMPNRNRLNPFRMPGMNIAEMQNQTSAAIKNAFQNIFKLPFRPPVAASAGDGPAIVGNVPVKNQPLDSADYKWDDDNEGAGDGDGMSDDVDTVENTAAELDNSASSEKHLFAHKGHHLMHTVAQVATAQQSTQKQALREGGIIIQRLKVRRGGIAIAGPGGVATAGSGGTAIVGPGGYALTHPRSLTIAGPGAKVISIPANVDLKDALARTDLETRSFPREGKIVATGPTVYYAPPTGTTTPEAEEEEEEQDQGAGLEAGQFESEA, encoded by the exons ATGCGCTTCTTTGTT CTATCTGCACTGATTGTGGCCTCTTTGGCTTTCAGCCAGGCCCAACAGCCCAACGGTGGACTGGCCGTCGA AATTCAGAAGCAGCGGCTGGTCAAATTTCCCGAGGAGTTTGAGCCCAGTGCGGCCATGCCTCCGTCCTCGGAAAAGGCGGACGAGGCCAAGCGCATCCTCGAGCAGATAGCCAGGGTCAACGAGGCCTTTGGCTACGTGAAGAAGCAGCCGGAGCAGCCCAAGCTGCCGCCCATCCTCGACTCCAGTCAGTACCTGTTCCCCAAGCCAGCCCACCAGCCCTTTCATGCTCATCAGCACCACTTCTCGGGCAGCCATGGTCAGACCTTGCTGGAACCCTCGATCAGGGCGGTGAAACTCACGAGGAATGTGGCGGGAGGTGGCTACAATCTGCCGCCCAGACTGCGCCAGACAGTTAAAACAGATTCCCAGGAGGAGAAGCAATCCCAGCTGTACTTCCGACCCAACCAAGTGGAGGTGCCCCAGCCCAAGTCCGAGCAAGAGGCTCAACAGCTGCCCGCCCACTTTGTGATACCCGTGCACCTGTACAAACTCAACAAGGACGAGTACCTCAAGGAGCACGCCTCGCAGGAGTACAAGGTCAAGGGCTACAAGATCATTGGCGATGTGGACAGCTTCTATGGCAAAGCCAAGGCGGGCAGAAAGCAGGGCAAGACGACGCCCAAGTACCATCTGTTCTTCCTGCCCCGGGAACTGGCCCTCAACGAGGACGGTACACCAAAGAGGGGTAACGCCACCACCAAGGCTCCtactcctgctcctgctcctggtcCTGCTCCTAGTccggctcctgctcctgctcctgctcctacTCCCTTTAAGGACTACCGTTTGGACTCCCGCGAGAAGCCTGTCCATAAGCCACAGAAGATTCAGCACAGTCTGGCACCGGAATTGACTAACCTAAACTCTGTGAATAGGAAAAGGGTTAGCACTACGGCAAAGCCAGTGCGTTTGAGTGGCAAGGAAGCCGATAAGCAGGGCGCCACAAACATCAAGGCCACTTCGGCCCCAGTTTCCCTTAGCTCCACTTTGCCACCATCTGGTGGCCTAATGCCCAATCGGAATCGATTGAATCCCTTCCGCATGCCCGGAATGAACATCGCCGAGATGCAGAACCAAACCTCGGCGGCCATCAAGAATGCCTTCCAGAACATATTCAAGCTGCCATTCCGACCGCCCGTGGCGGCCTCAGCCGGAGATGGTCCTGCGATCGTGGGCAATGTTCCGGTAAAGAATCAGCCCCTGGATTCGGCCGACTACAAATGGGATGATGATAACGAGGGCgctggcgatggcgatgggaTGTCGGATGATGTGGACACCGTGGAGAACACGGCTGCCGAGCTGGACAACAGTGCGTCCTCGGAGAAGCATCTGTTTGCCCATAAGGGCCACCACCTGATGCACACGGTGGCCCAAGTGGCCACCGCCCAGCAGAGCACCCAGAAACAGGCGTTGCGCGAAGGCGGCATCATCATCCAGCGGCTGAAGGTGCGCAGGGGCGGCATCGCAATCGCAGGTCCCGGGGGCGTGGCCACGGCCGGAAGCGGTGGCACCGCAATAGTGGGTCCCGGCGGCTATGCCCTGACCCACCCACGCAGTCTGACCATCGCCGGTCCGGGGGCCAAGGTCATCTCGATTCCGGCGAATGTGGATCTGAAGGATGCCCTGGCACGCACCGATCTGGAGACGAGGAGTTTTCCGCGCGAGGGAAAAATCGTGGCCACGGGACCAACGGTCTACTATGCCCCGCCCACGGGCACCACAACgccggaggcggaggaggaggaggaggagcaggatcAGGGGGCGGGACTGGAGGCGGGCCAGTTTGAGTCTGAGGCTTAA
- the LOC128257551 gene encoding uncharacterized protein LOC128257551 produces the protein MLLAWIGLLGVSCAQAAQVYMHFNGLGYSYNTDGDRLDRSVVPPTYGGSSLESFQPLQFVHQALRTRHNPLPRIFHSAQDNLATSSLSRGYITAPPAQQSHQNFDFSTDQMAHAQHTDESGNVLGRYSYYDEAGYHELSYKAGAGIGFVVMGGNLAKATATSTAAEQHSESETELDVGNRNGIQTNALASLQELHKYRGYT, from the coding sequence ATGCTGCTGGCTTGGATTGGTCTGCTGGGTGTTTCCTGTGCTCAGGCAGCCCAGGTCTATATGCACTTCAATGGACTTGGTTACTCCTACAATACGGATGGCGATAGACTGGATAGGAGTGTCGTTCCTCCTACTTATGGGGGCTCATCCCTGGAATCCTTTCAACCCTTGCAGTTTGTGCATCAGGCTCTTAGGACCCGGCATAACCCACTGCCTAGGATCTTCCACAGTGCACAGGACAACCTGGCCACCTCTTCGCTGAGCAGGGGCTACATAACAGCACCGCCTGCCCAACAGAGCCACCAGAACTTCGATTTCAGCACCGACCAGATGGCCCATGCCCAGCACACCGACGAGTCGGGAAATGTTTTGGGCAGATACTCCTACTACGATGAGGCTGGCTACCACGAGCTGAGCTACAAGGCGGGCGCCGGCATCGGGTTCGTGGTCATGGGTGGTAATTTGGCCAAGGCCACCGCCACCTCAACCGCCGCTGAGCAGCACTCGGAATCGGAAACGGAACTCGATGTCGGAAATCGAAACGGAATCCAAACAAATGCCTTGGCGAGCCTGCAAGAGTTGCATAAATATCGTGGCTACacgtaa
- the LOC128257547 gene encoding LOW QUALITY PROTEIN: fibroin heavy chain (The sequence of the model RefSeq protein was modified relative to this genomic sequence to represent the inferred CDS: deleted 1 base in 1 codon), whose product MLHLHRHLHLLPFLCAILGYCADPARAEIEYNTINEDGSFQFRHANDDIGGYYHSASGTPDNTVRGRYGSRSPASGQIEETVYTAGPRGFRVNGPKIHRKMDLAQYPVLPRGSPDDPLADPFDDPSYSFSFRTPDQSRSEENDSGNRIRGLYSYLDDVGERHSVRYAAGAGTGFEISNAVPDSPSTVAYSSPLYKSHPKTRGKMSVQRGPAGSYKLIASGPDHRRAESRAPDGLVRGTYSFLDDKGVQRTVEYIAGAGIGYRVVQNRIGPGTHINPSVADFRLADPDFRLANDFGRGAGGRLGPKGGAVGGAGGSGTAGGSAAGSGGGAGRGRTPGRPGGKDYLKPADGGRARDQGAGDGGTADEDLGPDGDNQEDDVGLSSSSSGSTNFQDKEDRRGFAAGSSQRGSTRYDGGGSSSQRGGGGSSGTGGAGSKAAAGSGGGSGGGGAYAGRGVGRGKPSGRGSVRRGGGSVAASGEGDSGMGYLPPTGGSGTSAISGPGDNYHLNDDDVGSSLPPLVTANHRILEIDRDREWVQRHRDSTVIKNVGKWYVGLPPGQSVRAHVQNIDIVPLGGRIGLSPSEALRQDEIAELNASREH is encoded by the exons ATGCTGCATCTGCATCGGCACCTGCATCTCCTCCCGTTTCTCTGCGCTATTTTGGGATACTGTGCGGATCCGGCCAGAGCGGAGATCGAATACAATACCATCAACGAGGATGGATCTTTTCAGTTTCG ACATGCAAATGATGACATTGGCGGCTACTATCACAGCGCCTCGGGCACTCCGGACAACACGGTGCGAGGTCGCTACGGTTCGCGGAGTCCGGCGAGCGGACAGATCGAGGAGACGGTCTACACAGCCGGACCACGTGG GTTTCGCGTGAACGGACCGAAGATCCATCGGAAAATGGACCTGGCCCAGTATCCGGTACTGCCGCGTGGAAGTCCCGACGATCCGCTGGCCGATCCCTTCGACGATCCCTCTTACAGCTTTAGTTTTCGCACTCCAGATCAGTCGCGCAGCGAGGAAAATGATTCGGGCAACAGGATAAGGG GACTTTACTCATATCTGGACGATGTGGGCGAGCGGCACAGTGTTCGCTATGCGGCCGGAGCCGGAACTGGTTTCGAGATCTCCAATGCTGTGCCGGATAGTCCGTCCACGGTGGCCTACTCCAGTCCGCTGTACAAGTCCCATCCCAAAACGCGTGGCAAGATGTCCGTTCAACGGGGACCTGCTGGGAGCTACAAGCTGATTGCCTCTGGTCCGGATCACCGACGGGCCGAGAGTCGAGCTCCGGATGGCCTGGTGCGGGGCACGTATTCCTTCCTAGACGACAAGGGCGTGCAGCGGACAGTGGAGTACATAGCAGGAGCGGGAATTGGCTATCGGGTGGTGCAGAACCGCATTGGTCCTGGCACCCACATAAATCCCTCCGTGGCCGATTTCCGCCTGGCAGATCCCGATTTTCGACTGGCCAATGACTTTGGCAGGGGTGCTGGCGGGCGCTTGGGTCCCAAAGGCGGTGCGGTGGGGGGAGCAGGTGGCTCGGGTACTGCgggaggatcagcagcagGATCGGGTGGTGGTGCTGGCAGGGGGCGCACTCCAGGCAGACCAGGTGGCAAAGATTACCTAAAGCCAGCAGACGGCGGAAGAGCTAGGGATCAGGGTGCGGGAGATGGGGGAACAGCTGATGAGGATCTCGGACCCGATGGGGACAATCAAGAGGATGACGTCGGACTGAGCAGCAGCTCCTCAGGCTCCACCAACTTTCAGGACAAAGAGGATCGCAGGGGCTTCGCAGCGGGAAGTTCCCAACGTGGCAGTACGAGATACGATGGCGGAGGCAGTAGCTCACAGAGAGGTGGCGGTGGTTCCAGTGGTACTGGCGGTGCTGGTTCCAAGGCTGCTgctggtagtggtggtggttCTGGCGGAGGAGGTGCCTACGCCGGAAGGGGAGTGGGCAGGGGCAAGCCATCCGGCCGGGGAAGCGTTCGCCGCGGAGGTGGTAGTGTCGCGGCCTCCGGCGAAGGCGACTCCGGC ATGGGCTACCTGCCGCCCACAGGTGGATCGGGCACTAGTGCCATCAGCGGACCCGGCGACAACTACCACCTCAACGACGACGATGTGGGCAGTTCCCTGCCGCCACTGGTCACCGCCAACCACCGCATCCTGGAGATCGATCGGGATCGGGAGTGGGTGCAGCGCCATCGCGACTCCACCGTCATCAAGAACGTGGGCAAATGGTATGTGGGCCTGCCACCCGGCCAAAGTGTGCGTGCCCATGTCCAGAACATCGACATTGTGCCGCTGGGCGGGCGCATTGGACTCTCGCCCTCGGAGGCACTGCGTCAGGACGAGATCGCCGAGCTGAATGCCTCGCGGGAGCACTAG